In a single window of the Podarcis raffonei isolate rPodRaf1 chromosome 14, rPodRaf1.pri, whole genome shotgun sequence genome:
- the MCEE gene encoding methylmalonyl-CoA epimerase, mitochondrial, translated as MAALSRPLTAGLLNWLQKRAAPTVRTLADAASLAQKSLWKLGRLNHVAIAVPNLEKATSLYRDVLGAQVSKMVPLPEHGVYTVFVDLGNTKLELLHPLGENSPIAGFLKKNKEGGMHHICIEVNSITDAIAELKEKKIRVLSEEPRIGAHGKLVVFLHPKDCNGVLVELEQA; from the exons GGCTTCTCAATTGGTTGCAAAAAAGAGCTGCTCCAACAGTGCGGACGTTAGCAGATGCTGCTTCCTTGGCTCAGAAGTCTCTGTGGAAACTGGGTCGACTGAACCATGTGGCTATCGCAGTGCCCAATTTAGAAAAAGCCACCTCTTTGTACAGGGATGTGCTGGGTGCTCAGGTGAGCAAAATGGTACCCCTTCCTGAACACGGCGTCTACACAGTCTTTGTGGACCTGGGCAACACAAAGTTGGAACTTCTGCACCCACTAGGGGAGAACAGCCCAATCGCTGGTTTCCTGAAGAAAAACAAGGAGGGAGGAATGCACCATATCTGCATTGAG GTGAACAGTATAACAGATGCCATAGCTGAACTGAAGGAGAAGAAGATCCGTGTTTTGAGCGAAGAGCCCAGAATTGGGGCCCATGGGAAACTGGTGGTTTTCCTCCACCCTAAGGACTGCAACGGAGTCCTAGTGGAACTTGAGCAAGCCTGA